Within Nitrosopumilus sp., the genomic segment AAATTAGTAGATTGATAGTGACTGAAAATGGTTCTTCTGTTGGAATAATTACAGAAAAAGATGTTGGATTATTTTTACTTGAAGACGATTCAGAAAAAAATCTTGATGAAATTCCTATTTCACAAATAATGAACATTTTGACTTCTGTAAATGAATCCATGAGTGTTGAAAAATGTGTAGAAATTATGCTTGAAAAGGAAATTGGTTCTTTGGGTGTTACCTCCAGTCAAAAAGGTCTCATTGGAATTATTACTAAAACTGACATTGCTCGATATTATATCCAAAACTATGCAAACAAACATACCGTTGGAGATGTCATGACGATATCTTACGTTTCTTTGGATTATGAAACTAGCCTTAGACATGTTGTATCTGAAATGATTGAACAAAAAATATCTAGAATTTTCTTAAAAAACCAAGACAATGAACCTCAAGGAATCATGACATTTCGTGACTTGTTTCATGTTGCACTAGAACAAGGCAATACTGATGCTGTACTGGATAGTTCTGATCCTGCAATATCAGTTGTATTTACAAGAAAAGGATTTCTATCTGACTCGGGATTTGGAAATACAATTAAAGCAAAAGATGTCATGACTAGTAATTTTGAATCTGTAGATTTCAATGAAGATCTTACTGTAGCTTGTGAAGAAATGATTCAGAATAAAATTAATGGAGTTGGTGTACGAATTAATGGAAAACTTGGTGGTGTTGTAAGTAAAACTGACATCTTAAAAGCTATTTACATTGATAACAGATCAAAATAATAGAATTCTTGAATTAATTTTATCCTATTTTACAACAGCTTTTGCTTTGTAAACCTCTTGCAATCCACCAAATTGAAAAAATCAATACTCCTACTGAAATGAATTTCAATTCTAATCCCTGCATTGGAAATAATGATAATCCTCCTACAGCACCTAAAATTACTGCTAGAGGTGCAGTACAAGCTGGACATCCAGGAGTAAATGCAGCAAATGCTCCTCCTAATATTGTTGAAGAATTTGATTTAACAGAATTCATCATTTTCATTCTTTTAATTTTGAATGCCATCATTGCAAAGTTGATTCCAGCTAATGCTGATATTGAAATTGTTAGTCCTACTGATGTAATTATGTAACTTGGCATTATTTCCATTGTAGTTCCTAAATGAGAAGGAAGCATTGACATTGTCAAAAAATAGTAGATTATTCCTAATCCTGTTCCACTAATTATTGCAATAGATGCATATCTCTTTGTTGTAAGAACATTTGAAATTAATTGTAATTTGCTTACCAAGCAGGTTGATTTACAATTCATCATATTTTAACTATATTTGACTAACCAAAGATTCTTAGCCATAAACTGCATGTCAAAAACATGACAGAATTATCATCTGAAGAGAAGACCATAATTGTTCAGTACGGGATAAAAAAATATGAAAATGAAGCAATAGTAACTGAGAAACTCAAATCTGTCATGTCTGAAAAAGATAT encodes:
- a CDS encoding CBS domain-containing protein; amino-acid sequence: MSDLISILQKPITIEKNASLSHAISELLKNKISRLIVTENGSSVGIITEKDVGLFLLEDDSEKNLDEIPISQIMNILTSVNESMSVEKCVEIMLEKEIGSLGVTSSQKGLIGIITKTDIARYYIQNYANKHTVGDVMTISYVSLDYETSLRHVVSEMIEQKISRIFLKNQDNEPQGIMTFRDLFHVALEQGNTDAVLDSSDPAISVVFTRKGFLSDSGFGNTIKAKDVMTSNFESVDFNEDLTVACEEMIQNKINGVGVRINGKLGGVVSKTDILKAIYIDNRSK